Genomic segment of Limnothrix sp. FACHB-406:
GCCAAATTCTGGCTAACCCTTGAGCTGGCCCATGTTTCACTCCCGATCGGGCCGTTTTGCCGCTGGCCCTTGCCATCAGCAATCCCAAGACCCGATTTTCAACCCAAACGTTCTTTAAAAATCCTAAAAGCATTCATCAATCCATCCCCCAGGATCGCCCAAAAGGCTTGATCCCCCCCTACCCCATCGGGGAACAAAATCTCCCGAAAGTTCATGGCAATTTCTCGAGTTCTTGAGCTTGCCAAGGGGAAGGCGATCGAGTTGGGGAAACCGCCCGATCGCCCCCCAATTGCCGGCCAGGTCAGCCCCAAACTGCCCAAACCGCGCGTGTTAAAATCAGATTTGCCAGCACTTCGCAGGTGATAGGGAACCGCCAATGTTTGAACGCTTCACTGAGAAAGCCATTAAGGTGATCATGCTCGCCCAAGAAGAGGCCCGCCGCCTGGGTCATAACTTCGTGGGCACTGAGCAAATCCTTCTCGGACTCATTGGCGAAGGCACTGGTGTAGCCGCCAAAGTCCTGAAATCCATGGGTGTCAACCTCAAGGACGCTCGGATTGAGGTCGAAAAAATTATCGGTCGCGGCTCCGGTTTCGTGGCTGTGGAAATTCCCTTCACGCCCCGGGCCAAGCGGGTTCTGGAACTGTCGCTCGAAGAGGCCCGCCAACTGGGTCATAACTACATCGGCACAGAGCACCTGCTGCTGGGCCTGATCCGCGAAGGAGAGGGGGTCGCGGCCCGAGTGCTGGAAAATCTGGGCGTTGACCTGTCGAAGGTGCGCACCCAAGTGATTCGGATGTTGGGCGAAACGGCGGAAGTGACTGCCGGTGGCTCCCAAGGCCGCACCAAGACCCCAACCCTGGATGAGTTTGGGGCTAACCTGACCCAACAGGCTGCTGAAGGCAAGTTGGATCCGGTGGTGGGTCGCCAGAAGGAAATTGAGCGGGTGATTCAGATTTTGGGTCGCCGCACCAAAAACAACCCGGTGTTGATCGGGGAGCCGGGCGTGGGTAAAACCGCGATCGCCGAAGGGTTGGCCCAACGGATTGCCAATGGCGATGTGCCGGACATTCTGGAAGACAAGCGGGTCGTGACGCTGGATATCGGTCTGTTGGTGGCCGGTACCAAGTATCGCGGGGAGTTTGAAGAGCGCCTGAAGAAGATCATGGATGAGATTCGCCAGGCCGGTAACGTGATCCTGGTGATCGATGAAGTCCATACCCTGATTGGCGCGGGTGCTGCGGAAGGGGCGATCGATGCCGCCAACATACTGAAGCCAGCCCTCGCACGGGGCGAATTGCAGTGCATCGGAGCCACGACCCTGGATGAGTACCGCAAGCACATCGAGCGGGATGCGGCCCTGGAGCGGCGCTTCCAGCCGGTGATGGTGGGTGAGCCGACCGTGGACGAAACGATCGAGATTCTGCGCGGTCTGCGGGAGCGCTACGAGCAACACCACAAGCTGAAGATTTCCGATGAAGCGCTGGAAGCAGCAGCCAAGCTGTCCGATCGCTACATCAGCGATCGCTACTTGCCCGACAAGGCGATCGACTTGATCGACGAAGCGGGATCGCGGGTGCGCTTGCTGAATTCCCAACTGCCTCCGGCTGCTAAGGAATTGGACAAGGAGCTGCGGGAAGTCCTCAAGCAAAAGGACGAAGCCGTGCGATCGCAGGACTTTGACAAGGCCGGCGAGCTGCGCGACAAGGAAATGGAAATTAAGCAGCAAATCCGCAACATCGCCCAAACCAAGAAATCGGAAGAGCGGGCCGATGATCCGCTGCAACCGGTGGTGGACGAGGAGGACATCGCCCAAATCGTCGCCTCCTGGACGGGTGTGCCGGTGAACAAGCTCACCGAGTCCGAATCCGAAAAGCTGCTGCACATGGAAGACGTGTTGCACCAGCGGCTGATCGGCCAAGACGAAGCGGTGAAGGCCGTGTCTCGCGCCATTCGTCGGGCCCGCGTGGGTCTGAAGAACCCCAACCGCCCGATCGCCAGCTTCATCTTCTCTGGCCCCACTGGGGTTGGGAAAACCGAGCTGACCAAGGCCTTGGCGGCCTATTTCTTCGGCTCCGAAGAAGCGATGATCCGCCTCGACATGTCGGAGTACATGGAGCGGCACACGGTCTCGAAACTGATCGGTTCGCCTCCGGGCTACGTGGGCTACAACGAAGGCGGCCAACTGACCGAAGCCGTGCGTCGTCGTCCCTACACCGTGGTGCTGTTCGACGAAATCGAAAAGGCCCACCCCGATGTGTTCAACATGCTGCTGCAAATCTTGGAAGACGGTCGCTTGACCGATGCCAAGGGCCGCACGGTGGACTTCAAGAACACCTTGATCATCCTCACCTCGAACATCGGTTCTAAGGTGATCGAAAAGGGTGGCGGTGGTCTGGGCTTCGAGTTTGGCGAAGACCAAGCCGAGTCCCAGTACAACCGAATCAAGTCCCTGGTGAACGAGGAGCTGAAGAACTACTTCCGCCCCGAGTTCCTGAACCGCCTGGACGAAATCATCGTCTTCCGCCAACTGAGCAAGGACGAGGTGAAGGAAATCGCCGAAATCCTGCTCAAGGAAGTGTTTGCCCGCTTGACCGAGCGCGGCATCACCCTGGCGGTGACCGACAAGTTCCGCGAACGCCTGATCGAAGAGGGCTTCAACCCCAGCTACGGGGCGCGGCCGCTGCGTCGGGCGATCATGCGCCTCCTGGAAGACGTGCTGGCGGAGGAAATCCTCTCCGGCCGGATCAAGGACGGCGACACGGCCACGATCGACCTCGACGAAGACCGCAACGTGAAGGTGGACGTGACGGCCAGTGCGCCGCCCGCTGAAACCCGTGAACTGGTGGGTCAAGGGGCTGAGTAACTCTGAATCGAACGAGATCAAGACGCGATCGGCTCGATCGCGATCGGGTTTAGTTCAGCTCAGTTCCAGCCCTTGATGGGAATGCACTAGTGCTCATTTGTGAAAGGGCGACCCGTTGGGGCCGCCCTTTTACGGTTTTTGCTGGTATTTGCTGGGGCCAGTTCTTGATCCAGATTGGCTGAATACCACCCAGGGATCACCGCTGACCGGTGTGGCGGCATCGATCGCACTGACCACAGCGCCAGTTAGCCGACTTGGGCGGTAACCCCAGCGCTTGCAACAGAAAACGCCACCGACAACCCCGATCGCCCCCGTAGCGACGCATCGAAAGCTCAACTGATCGACCCATGCGAGCTTGGCGAGCGATCGTCGCTGACCATTGCCCCGACCATTGCCCCGACAATTGCCCCGACAATTTGTAGTGGAACGGGTCGAGCCAGTCCAGTTGACCGAGGGCATGGAGCCAACTGAGGGCGATCGCCCCTTCAGCAAACTGATCGGCAATTTCAGCGATCGCGCCTTCCTGGGGCAAACGTCGGGCCACAAGTCCCAAATTTTGAATTTGTTGGCGGGTTTGTTGCTGAAAGTGGCGATCGAGCCGTTGATCGGTGCTGTCCAGCCAGCCGGTGGGTTCACTGACCAACAGCAAAATATCGGCCGGTTGCCCATCCCGACCGGCGCGACCAATTTCCTGCACATATTCCGCCGGGATCATCGGCCGATGCCAATGAACAATCCAGCGCACATCGGGGCGATCGATCCCCATGCCAAAGGCGCTGGTGCAGACCAAAAAGGGCAACTTACCCCCCACCCACTGAGCTTCCAACCGGCGGCGATCAGGCGGTGGCAACCCGGCATGATACGCGGCTGTCTGGTAGCCCCGATCGCGCAAATTCCGGGCCAGGTCTTCGCAGGTTTGGCGGCTGCGGGCAAAAATCAAGCCCCCTTGGCCGGGGCGATCGCGTAACCACCGCCGCAAACGCCACTGACGCTGGGCGGGAACCCAACAGCGCTGCACCTGTAATCGCAGGTTGGCTCGATAGGGGGATTGCTCAAACCAGGCTGGGTTCCGCAACCCCAGCACTTGGGCAATGATGGCCCGATCGGTGGGGGTGGCGGTGGCCGTGAACGCGGCGATCGGGATTGGCTTTTGGGCCGCTGCTTCCAGGGTTTGGCGGGCGATCCCTAAACGGCGGTAGGCGGGCCGAAAGGTTTCGCCCCACTGGGCCAAGCAATGGGCCTCATCGATCGCCAGGCCCTGAATTTGGGGAGCTAACCGCAACAACCTTGACCAAACTCGCTGGCTGAACAGGGTTTCGGGCGACAGATACAGCAATCGCAACTGGCCCCGCTCCAAGCGATCGAGCACCTCTTTTTGTTGCGATCGAGGCACTTCACTATGCAGGGTGGCGGCCGGCAATCCCTTGGCCCGC
This window contains:
- a CDS encoding ATP-dependent Clp protease ATP-binding subunit, producing the protein MFERFTEKAIKVIMLAQEEARRLGHNFVGTEQILLGLIGEGTGVAAKVLKSMGVNLKDARIEVEKIIGRGSGFVAVEIPFTPRAKRVLELSLEEARQLGHNYIGTEHLLLGLIREGEGVAARVLENLGVDLSKVRTQVIRMLGETAEVTAGGSQGRTKTPTLDEFGANLTQQAAEGKLDPVVGRQKEIERVIQILGRRTKNNPVLIGEPGVGKTAIAEGLAQRIANGDVPDILEDKRVVTLDIGLLVAGTKYRGEFEERLKKIMDEIRQAGNVILVIDEVHTLIGAGAAEGAIDAANILKPALARGELQCIGATTLDEYRKHIERDAALERRFQPVMVGEPTVDETIEILRGLRERYEQHHKLKISDEALEAAAKLSDRYISDRYLPDKAIDLIDEAGSRVRLLNSQLPPAAKELDKELREVLKQKDEAVRSQDFDKAGELRDKEMEIKQQIRNIAQTKKSEERADDPLQPVVDEEDIAQIVASWTGVPVNKLTESESEKLLHMEDVLHQRLIGQDEAVKAVSRAIRRARVGLKNPNRPIASFIFSGPTGVGKTELTKALAAYFFGSEEAMIRLDMSEYMERHTVSKLIGSPPGYVGYNEGGQLTEAVRRRPYTVVLFDEIEKAHPDVFNMLLQILEDGRLTDAKGRTVDFKNTLIILTSNIGSKVIEKGGGGLGFEFGEDQAESQYNRIKSLVNEELKNYFRPEFLNRLDEIIVFRQLSKDEVKEIAEILLKEVFARLTERGITLAVTDKFRERLIEEGFNPSYGARPLRRAIMRLLEDVLAEEILSGRIKDGDTATIDLDEDRNVKVDVTASAPPAETRELVGQGAE
- a CDS encoding ATP-dependent DNA helicase RecQ, with translation MDEWQRARSLFQTLWGYDGFRGPQGDIIQTILQGRDLWALLPTGTGKSLCFQLPALLRSGLTVVVSPLVSLMDRQVADLRAKGLPAATLHSEVPRSQQKEVLDRLERGQLRLLYLSPETLFSQRVWSRLLRLAPQIQGLAIDEAHCLAQWGETFRPAYRRLGIARQTLEAAAQKPIPIAAFTATATPTDRAIIAQVLGLRNPAWFEQSPYRANLRLQVQRCWVPAQRQWRLRRWLRDRPGQGGLIFARSRQTCEDLARNLRDRGYQTAAYHAGLPPPDRRRLEAQWVGGKLPFLVCTSAFGMGIDRPDVRWIVHWHRPMIPAEYVQEIGRAGRDGQPADILLLVSEPTGWLDSTDQRLDRHFQQQTRQQIQNLGLVARRLPQEGAIAEIADQFAEGAIALSWLHALGQLDWLDPFHYKLSGQLSGQWSGQWSATIARQARMGRSVELSMRRYGGDRGCRWRFLLQALGLPPKSANWRCGQCDRCRHTGQR